A single window of Sphingobacterium sp. ML3W DNA harbors:
- a CDS encoding FecR family protein: MTYKPKSERLKYLADKWLAGTISEEERIEFDTWYSSYEDHIVTDFSAEKLDSLESDLYFDIQKNTGMNHPVALPRSTPFKKMFYWAASILLIVGIGAFIYTRKSSQPALGHIQASVIVPGSDKGNLQLGDELAYNLDELADGVLLSRSGVEIVKTKEGEINYVLRSKESLDPNHIIESSVATPNGGQYKIKLSDGTRIWLNAASKVKFPIAFIGKERIVELQGEAYFEVAKDAHKPFVVKTHKEEIKVLGTHFNVNAYLDEPISKVSLLEGRVAVSAKQGNYNTVLSPGQQTLNGPKSVEIERFNPEESIAWKNGDFIFNNERLDQVMLRVGRWYDVQVEVDPEIAAIQIWGSISKSEQIDKVLRLVQLTNDHIAYSIEGRRVYMVPK; this comes from the coding sequence ATGACGTATAAACCGAAATCCGAACGATTGAAGTATTTGGCCGACAAATGGCTGGCTGGTACCATTTCCGAGGAGGAAAGAATAGAATTTGATACCTGGTACTCATCCTATGAAGACCATATTGTAACCGATTTTTCTGCCGAAAAGCTGGATTCATTGGAGTCTGACCTATATTTTGATATTCAAAAGAATACAGGGATGAATCATCCGGTTGCATTGCCCCGAAGTACTCCTTTTAAGAAAATGTTTTATTGGGCAGCTTCTATTCTTCTTATTGTCGGCATAGGGGCTTTCATTTACACACGAAAAAGTAGTCAGCCAGCTCTAGGTCATATCCAAGCTAGTGTCATTGTGCCTGGATCGGATAAAGGTAATCTACAGCTGGGTGATGAGTTAGCTTATAATCTTGATGAGCTAGCAGATGGTGTTCTTTTGAGTAGAAGCGGGGTCGAAATCGTCAAAACAAAAGAAGGGGAGATCAATTATGTACTCCGTTCAAAAGAATCATTGGACCCTAATCACATTATTGAAAGCAGTGTCGCGACACCCAATGGTGGTCAATATAAAATCAAACTCAGTGATGGAACACGTATTTGGCTCAATGCGGCCTCAAAGGTGAAGTTTCCGATTGCTTTTATCGGAAAGGAACGTATTGTGGAGTTGCAAGGTGAAGCTTATTTTGAGGTTGCCAAGGATGCCCATAAACCTTTTGTCGTCAAGACTCATAAAGAAGAAATCAAGGTCTTGGGGACGCATTTTAATGTGAATGCTTACCTGGATGAGCCCATTTCTAAAGTATCGCTCTTAGAGGGAAGAGTAGCAGTTTCCGCAAAACAAGGGAACTATAATACCGTGCTTAGTCCGGGTCAGCAGACCTTGAATGGCCCGAAGTCGGTCGAGATAGAGCGTTTTAATCCGGAAGAAAGTATCGCCTGGAAAAATGGTGATTTTATATTCAATAATGAAAGGCTGGATCAAGTCATGCTTCGGGTTGGGCGCTGGTATGATGTACAGGTGGAGGTAGATCCAGAGATTGCCGCCATTCAGATATGGGGATCGATCTCTAAATCGGAGCAGATTGATAAAGTCTTGAGATTGGTTCAACTGACCAATGATCATATTGCTTATAGCATTGAAGGAAGGAGGGTGTATATGGTGCCAAAATAA
- a CDS encoding RNA polymerase sigma factor codes for MIDFTSLSEEQLVLLLRNGDQHAFNEIYKRHWRGIFLVAKNRLGSEDDGYEIVQNIFLNLWRKGPFFELTKNFAVYFATATKYEVLKFIAKQGHLDHHRELILLEMSEHDNSTIDYLETKELMESLEQSVRLLPEKCQLVFRLRVEKEYSQKEIAKELDISEKTVEAHLSKARKHIRNDLNMMTILHLVCYFKFF; via the coding sequence ATGATTGATTTTACATCTTTATCTGAAGAACAACTTGTTCTGCTGTTACGAAACGGGGATCAACATGCTTTTAATGAAATCTACAAGCGTCATTGGCGGGGTATATTCTTAGTTGCTAAAAATCGACTGGGAAGTGAAGATGATGGGTATGAGATCGTTCAGAATATTTTTTTGAATCTGTGGCGTAAAGGTCCATTTTTTGAATTGACTAAAAATTTTGCGGTCTACTTTGCAACCGCTACTAAATATGAAGTGCTCAAATTTATAGCTAAACAAGGACATTTAGATCATCATCGTGAGCTGATCCTATTGGAGATGTCCGAGCACGATAATTCGACTATTGACTATCTCGAGACGAAAGAACTCATGGAATCATTGGAACAGTCCGTTCGTTTGCTCCCAGAAAAATGTCAGCTTGTATTTCGCTTGCGTGTTGAGAAGGAATATAGTCAAAAAGAAATTGCGAAAGAACTTGATATCTCTGAAAAAACGGTCGAGGCCCATCTTTCGAAAGCTAGAAAACATATTCGTAACGATTTAAATATGATGACCATTCTACATTTGGTCTGTTATTTTAAATTTTTTTAA
- a CDS encoding MgtC/SapB family protein, with product MNIQFLIVQTGYLDTIDFVTRIAIAFGLGLSIGAERQWRDKSAGLRTNALVSIGAAAYMLLSVYLYGSNGGDPGRIAAQIVTGIGFLGAGVIMKDGLTIRGLNTAATIWCSAAVGTLCGMAFYVEASIVTGAILFTHIAMGPFSDWLGALKSYKSRKVQEAFYLIKVACKIEDETGIRGHIVNQIENTDTYLLRSVLRNVSVENTNIVILNVKLSTVGKNDGKIEDLIFELTKVKRVQEASWFYLGNSMEN from the coding sequence ATGAATATTCAATTTTTAATTGTTCAAACTGGTTATTTGGATACCATAGATTTTGTTACCCGTATAGCAATAGCATTTGGATTAGGACTATCCATAGGAGCAGAGCGTCAGTGGCGCGACAAGAGCGCAGGGCTTCGCACCAACGCACTTGTTTCCATAGGTGCAGCAGCATACATGCTATTGTCAGTCTATTTATATGGCTCCAATGGTGGCGATCCAGGACGTATTGCAGCACAGATTGTGACAGGTATCGGTTTTCTCGGTGCAGGTGTCATCATGAAAGATGGCTTGACGATACGTGGTCTTAATACTGCAGCTACAATTTGGTGTTCAGCAGCTGTCGGGACATTATGCGGTATGGCATTTTATGTCGAGGCGAGTATTGTGACGGGTGCTATCTTGTTTACCCATATTGCTATGGGCCCCTTCAGTGATTGGTTGGGAGCATTAAAATCCTATAAGAGCAGAAAAGTACAAGAAGCTTTTTATTTAATCAAAGTTGCTTGTAAAATCGAAGATGAAACGGGTATTCGTGGTCATATTGTGAATCAAATTGAAAATACAGATACTTATTTACTCCGATCTGTTTTGCGCAATGTGTCTGTAGAAAACACGAATATCGTCATCCTAAATGTGAAGCTGTCGACAGTGGGTAAAAATGATGGGAAGATTGAGGACCTGATTTTTGAGCTGACTAAGGTAAAACGTGTTCAGGAAGCAAGTTGGTTTTACTTAGGTAATTCGATGGAAAATTAA